The DNA segment AGAAGAAAGCGTTTGATGGTTTTTGGCAGCTATGCCCATTTCTTGGGCAAATAATAGTGCGTTCCTTGCGTCAATATTAGCTAACTTTGCCAGTGAATAAGCAATTGCAATGTACTCTTCATCTGCAAATGCACGATTTTCTAATAAGAACTTTTGCTTTAATTCAAAGCCATATAAAGCTTGAAATTGAGCTAAGAATAAAATGGTATTTTGGCTCTCTTCTTGTAAACCGGAAATCATCGTTTCTAAATAATCAAAATTTTCTAATAATAAATCCGTATCTTCTAAAACCATAATTGGATGCAAATCCAACATAGCATCTAATAGTTCATCCTCAATGGCTTGGAAATAAGAACCTGGTGCGAAATAAACTTCTTGTCCGATTTCTTCTAATAAACCAAGCACATCTTTCGCATTTTCACTAATCAAAGCATCCCCAAATACCAAAACACGTTCAAAGTCTTTTGGCTCAATCGTTGTAAATAAATTATTTGAAATATTAAATTCAACTCCTGGAGCATAAATGCGATTAGAACGATTCTTTGTATCAATAAGCAAAGTCGATGAACCATGAATGCCTTCAATATGTTGCACATCAATTTGTTTCTCAGATAAATAATTACCTAGTTCATCACCAACGCTCCCCTCTCCCACAGGAGCAATCACTTCATAAGGAAAGCCAAATTGTTGATAAACAGTGGCCGCTTTTAAAGCTGAACCACTTAGTTGCAAATGAGAAGAAAGAACTTCATAATCTTCATTCCCTTTAGGTAATTCTTTAACATATTCAAGCCATTCGGCTTGTACAGTACCAATAATAAGTGTTTTTTTCATATGACCATTATAACAAATAAAAAGCCCCAATTTCATTGGGGTTTTCCACAAGGTGGCTCCAGGCGGAATCGAACCGCCGACACAAGGATTTTCAGTCCTTTGCTCTACCGACTGAGCTACAGAGCCAATGGTTGCGAGGGAAGGATTTGAACCAACGACCTCCGGGTTATGGGCCCGACGAGCTAACCGGACTGCTCTACCTCGCGATGTGTTTGAGTGTTAATAATGGCGGAGGAACTGGGATTCGAACCCAGGCGCCGATTTCTCGACCTACCGGTTTTCAAGACCGGACCCTTCAACCACTTGGGTATTCCTCCAATAGTGGACCCTGAAGGACTCGAACCTTCGACCAATCGGTTATGAGCCGATAGCTCTGACCAACTGAGCTAAGGGTCCTCATGTGGTAACACTCTTGTTAAAAAACAAATGGTAGCGAGAGTGAGATTCGAACTCACGACCTACCGGGTATGAACCGATTGCTCTAGCCAACTGAGCTATCTCGCCAAATGGTCGGGATGGCAGGATTCGAACCTGTGACCCCTTGATCCCAAATCAAGTGCACTACCAAGCTGTGCTACATCCCGAAAGCGCGCCGAGCAGGAGTCGAACCCGCAACCTTTTGATTCGTAGTCAAATACTCTATCCAGTTGAGCTATCGGCGCATATCTATTTTTCAGTGCCCATTTATATTACCATTGCCTAACCCTTTTGACAAGAGCTTTTTTTAACTCTTTTTTCGCCTTTGGATTGAAAACCATCATTTCCTTTCAGATACTCCATAACGATTTGTTTCTTAAACTCATATGAATATTTTGCCATAAAAATACCGACCTCCAATCGTTAGATTTTGGTCTAACTTTTAGGGGTCGGTACAATCTCAGGGCTATCTCTTATTCATCTAAATCTAAAATCTCAATCATATTATTCTTGTAGAGAACCGCTTTCGCTCCATAAATAGCTTGAATACCACCATCTACATCCAATACATCTGTTGCGCCAATCTTCTTTAGTTTTGCCTTATCTACCTTTGAAGAATCCTTAACATTCACTCGCAAACGAGTGATACAAGCATCCACATCTTCAATATTTTCAGAGCCACCTAAAGCCGTAATAATTTCTACTGATTCCTCCTTTATTGAGGACTTCGATTCCACCTTAATTTCTTCTTCCTCTTCTTCACTTCGACCAGGTGTCATCACATTAAACTTAGTGATGTAGAATCGAAAGAAGAAATAGTAAAGTACGGACCACGCTAGCCCAAATGGAATTTGTAATACCCAATTTGTATGTTCATTTCCTTGTAAGATACCGAACAATGTGAAGTCAATTACCCCACCAGAGAAAGTGTTACCAATCGAAATATTCAATACATCCGCAATCAAGAAACTAACACCATCAAAGAAAGCATGAATAATATATAACAACGGATTAACAAACAAGAACATAAATTCGATTGGTTCCGTAATTCCGGTGATAAAGGAAGTTAAAGCCACACCAATGAATAAGCCTTTGTACTTTGAACGACGTTCTTTTGGTACGCAATGATACATCGCCAGACAAACCGCCGGCAAACCAAACATCATTGTTGAGAAACGACCAGCAAAGAAACGCGTTCCTTCGGTAAATAAACCAACATGGTTCGGATTGGCTAGTTGAGCAAAGAAAATCTTCTGAGCACCAGCCACGGAAACACCTGCAACCGTTTCAACACCACCAAGTTCGGTGTACCAGAACATGGGATAAACCATATGATGAAGACCAACTGCACCACATAAACGCATTAAGAAACCATACAAGAATGTTCCAATTGGACCAGCCTTAGCAATGTATTGACCGGAAGTCACCAATAAGTTTTGGAATGGAGGCCATACCACAAAGAAAATTGCACCAACACCAATTGCCGCAAAACTGGTTACAATCGGCACAAAACGAGAACCGCCAAAGAAGCCTAATACCTGAGGCAATTGAATATTTTGGTACTTATTATGCAATGTGACCGCAATCAGACCAATCACAACAGCTCCAATCACACCTGTATCAATCGCATTTCCTTTAGGATTAAAGATGGCTAATAAAGCAGAAATCGTAGCCGTCATCACCAAATAACCAACAACCCCTGCTAAAGCAGCTGTTCCTTTATCCCTCTTTGCTAGACCAACGCACAAACCAATGCATAATAGTAAAGCCAAATTTGTGAAGACCGCATTTCCTGCCGCCGACATAACTTGGAAAATCCCTTGTAAAACAGGATTCGCTAAAACCGGATAAGCCGCTACCGTTGTCGGGTTAGATAAAGCACCACCGATACCTAGAAGTAAACCGGCCGCCGGCAAAATAGCAATTGGCAACATGAATGATTTACCAATTTTTTGTAATGTCTTAAACATACATTCTCTCCTTTCTTTCTATGTATGAACACAAGAATTCTTATGTTTAGACCAAGGGAATACTACGAATAATATTTTCTAAATGAACACTCAAATAAGCCATTTCCGCTTCATTTAGCAATAAACCATATTTTTCTTCAATGACTTCAGAAATCTTTTTCGCAAGTGCGAAGGCTTTTGCATAACGTTCTTGAATGACTTCCTTTAAATCATTTTGAATTTCACTATGATCTAAAAATCTCCTTACCGCAAAACGAATATGTGTCATCAAGCGTTGGCGAGCATCTTCGTATTGTCTTAAATCAACGCCTAAGTTCTTTTCAATCAGACTAAGCACATCACTCATTACTTGGAAGCTCAAGTTTGTAAAACTTAAATCCTCATGGTGCAAAGCCGCATGAATATGCATACAAAGAAAACCTGCTTCTGCTAAAGGAAGATTGATTTTTAAACTTTCATTCACCATACGCAAAGCTTTTTTCGCAAACGCAAATTCCTTGGGATAAAAATAAGCTGTTTCATCTACGAACACATTTTGTACAACAATATTTTCATGATAGCGTTTCACACTAAAGCGTAAGTGATCCAATAAAGACACATGGATGTTTTGGTCAAAATCTTGTGAAAAGCATTCTTTTAATTCACGAATGATTTCTTCCGATATAGAAACAATTTGATTATCTGTTTCACTAATTAATTTTTCATAACGAGCTAAATTCTTTAGCCCATACAAATTCACTATTTTCGTTTCATCTAAACTATCTCCGGCTTTCTTTTGAAAACCAAGACCAGTCCCAAAAGCAATCAAATTTCTTTGTTTATCATCTTGGCATAAAACCACATTGTGATTTAACACTTTCTCAATTTTAAGCATGATTCACTTCCGCAACGACTTGTCCTTTTTCCACTTTTCCATAAGATACTTTCATTGTCATATCGCCTGAATTGGTAACTAAAACGAGAACATCACTTTCTAATCCTTTTTCTTTCATCAAATTTAAATCCATATAAGAAACAACATCCCCTTTTCTAAGATGCTGACCAACCTTTACTTTTGTTTCAAAGCCTTCACCTTTTAAAGTAACTGTATCTAAACCCATATGAATTAAATATTCCCAACCTTTTTTATCCTTTACACCAAAGGCATGTCCAGTCGGAAAAACCATCGTTACTTCCCCCTCCACCGAGGAAACAATCTCATTTTCACTTGGCATAACCGCAAAGCCTTTTCCCGCTAAACCTTTTGAAAACACCGGATCATTGACTTTTTCTAGTGGTTTTAACTGACCATTACAAGGAGCAACCACTTGCGTCTTCTTTGAAAATAAACCCATACTTCTTCCCTTCTAATATAGAAAAGCTCATTAGAAAAAATCTAATGAGCTAATGCCTGTCATTACAGTAACACGCTTTTTACAAATTCATGATAACATAAAGCCCTTTCAAAAGAAAATACTTTTTACGTCTCTTTTTCAATTTTCAAAAGACTTTCTTGACGAATAGCTTCTCTTAATTCTTTTAAATAACTTGAAAATGAAGCTTCTTTTTCACCATAAGTAAGTTGTAAATCATATTCCAAAGGAAGCCAAGTTTGAATATTGGAACGATTGTGTTGAAAAACAGCTTCCATCTTATCCAAAGCCTTGTAAATCTTCGCTTCCATACTCTTCTGCTCTTCCATTTCAATATACAAAGACTTCATTCTTTCTTGTGTTGGAAGTGATAATTGATCTAACCATTCCAATAAAAGTTCTTTTTCTTTAGTGGTATCTTTCTCTTTTTTTACAAAGCTGGGAATATCACCGGTAAAGATTTCACCCAAATCATGAATAATGCACATTTCAATCACTTTATTCATATCCACATCGGGATACTCTTCTTTTAAAAGAAAAGCCATCATTGTCAACATCCAGCAATGTTCGGCAACACTTTCATGCCTTCCTTCTTGTGTATAACAATGCCTTGTTCGATCTTTTAAGCGGATACTAATATCCATGGCTTGCATAAGTTCTTCGATGGTCATAATCCGATTATAACAAAAAAACGAGGTTATTCCCCGTTATTTCTGCACTTTTACTTTTGTCCAGAGATCAGATAGTTTTTCTTTCACACCTGGATTATAGTGGAACACTTCATCCTTATTGTAATTTGTTCTAGGACGATAAGAAGCGATGCCGTCGTACTCATTATTCGCAATTTCTTCTTCCACTTCTTGAATAACAGCTGTATAACCAACAGCTTTAGAGTTATTCTTTTGAACTTCTTTAGAAACCATTTCATTAATGAAAGCATGAGCTAAAGCTGGGCAACTTGCATTTTTAGGAATAACCATGGCATCCGTCCAGATATTTGTACCTTGCTTTGGTTGGAAATAATCCAACTCTTCATTTTCCAATAAAACATAAGAAGCATCACCCGAATACATTATTGCAATGTCTTTTTTATTATTGACCATATCATCAATGACTTCATCCGTTACATAGGACGGTGCCATTGTCTTATTCATTTCTTGTAACCAAGCATACGCTTTTTTTATTTCACCATCATCCTTGGTATTCATAGAATACCCTAAAGCCTTTAAAGCCACCATAAACCCATCGCGTTGGCTATCGTAGAAAAAAATCTTTCCTTTGTACTTAGTATCACGAAAAACATTCCAACCCAACTTTTCAACATCAGCCGGATTGACTTTTTTCTTATTGTAAACAATACCCACATTACCCCAGAAATAAGGAACTGAATATTCTTGTTTTGGATCAAAGTCTTTTTGTTTCTTAAGAAGACTTGGGTTGACATTG comes from the Bulleidia sp. zg-1006 genome and includes:
- a CDS encoding carbohydrate kinase family protein encodes the protein MKKTLIIGTVQAEWLEYVKELPKGNEDYEVLSSHLQLSGSALKAATVYQQFGFPYEVIAPVGEGSVGDELGNYLSEKQIDVQHIEGIHGSSTLLIDTKNRSNRIYAPGVEFNISNNLFTTIEPKDFERVLVFGDALISENAKDVLGLLEEIGQEVYFAPGSYFQAIEDELLDAMLDLHPIMVLEDTDLLLENFDYLETMISGLQEESQNTILFLAQFQALYGFELKQKFLLENRAFADEEYIAIAYSLAKLANIDARNALLFAQEMGIAAKNHQTLSSQQITLFKQRLKGMILHAS
- a CDS encoding PTS transporter subunit EIIC, giving the protein MFKTLQKIGKSFMLPIAILPAAGLLLGIGGALSNPTTVAAYPVLANPVLQGIFQVMSAAGNAVFTNLALLLCIGLCVGLAKRDKGTAALAGVVGYLVMTATISALLAIFNPKGNAIDTGVIGAVVIGLIAVTLHNKYQNIQLPQVLGFFGGSRFVPIVTSFAAIGVGAIFFVVWPPFQNLLVTSGQYIAKAGPIGTFLYGFLMRLCGAVGLHHMVYPMFWYTELGGVETVAGVSVAGAQKIFFAQLANPNHVGLFTEGTRFFAGRFSTMMFGLPAVCLAMYHCVPKERRSKYKGLFIGVALTSFITGITEPIEFMFLFVNPLLYIIHAFFDGVSFLIADVLNISIGNTFSGGVIDFTLFGILQGNEHTNWVLQIPFGLAWSVLYYFFFRFYITKFNVMTPGRSEEEEEEIKVESKSSIKEESVEIITALGGSENIEDVDACITRLRVNVKDSSKVDKAKLKKIGATDVLDVDGGIQAIYGAKAVLYKNNMIEILDLDE
- a CDS encoding PRD domain-containing protein; the protein is MLKIEKVLNHNVVLCQDDKQRNLIAFGTGLGFQKKAGDSLDETKIVNLYGLKNLARYEKLISETDNQIVSISEEIIRELKECFSQDFDQNIHVSLLDHLRFSVKRYHENIVVQNVFVDETAYFYPKEFAFAKKALRMVNESLKINLPLAEAGFLCMHIHAALHHEDLSFTNLSFQVMSDVLSLIEKNLGVDLRQYEDARQRLMTHIRFAVRRFLDHSEIQNDLKEVIQERYAKAFALAKKISEVIEEKYGLLLNEAEMAYLSVHLENIIRSIPLV
- a CDS encoding PTS glucose transporter subunit IIA, producing MGLFSKKTQVVAPCNGQLKPLEKVNDPVFSKGLAGKGFAVMPSENEIVSSVEGEVTMVFPTGHAFGVKDKKGWEYLIHMGLDTVTLKGEGFETKVKVGQHLRKGDVVSYMDLNLMKEKGLESDVLVLVTNSGDMTMKVSYGKVEKGQVVAEVNHA
- a CDS encoding HD family hydrolase; the encoded protein is MTIEELMQAMDISIRLKDRTRHCYTQEGRHESVAEHCWMLTMMAFLLKEEYPDVDMNKVIEMCIIHDLGEIFTGDIPSFVKKEKDTTKEKELLLEWLDQLSLPTQERMKSLYIEMEEQKSMEAKIYKALDKMEAVFQHNRSNIQTWLPLEYDLQLTYGEKEASFSSYLKELREAIRQESLLKIEKET
- a CDS encoding ABC transporter substrate-binding protein; its protein translation is MKKTVKFISVALALSLLTACGNKKVETTQIDAKQKYGCNKINVYNASEYIADDTIKNFEKKYNAHVQYDLFDSNEMLHTKLLGGSSYDVIVPSDYMVEQLLKEDYLQKLDKSLIPNLSNVNPSLLKKQKDFDPKQEYSVPYFWGNVGIVYNKKKVNPADVEKLGWNVFRDTKYKGKIFFYDSQRDGFMVALKALGYSMNTKDDGEIKKAYAWLQEMNKTMAPSYVTDEVIDDMVNNKKDIAIMYSGDASYVLLENEELDYFQPKQGTNIWTDAMVIPKNASCPALAHAFINEMVSKEVQKNNSKAVGYTAVIQEVEEEIANNEYDGIASYRPRTNYNKDEVFHYNPGVKEKLSDLWTKVKVQK